From the Kogia breviceps isolate mKogBre1 chromosome 3, mKogBre1 haplotype 1, whole genome shotgun sequence genome, one window contains:
- the GMPR2 gene encoding GMP reductase 2 isoform X2, producing the protein MPHIDNDVKLDFKDVLLRPKRSTLKSRSEVDLTRSFSFRNSKQMYSGIPIIAANMDTVGTFEMAKVLCKFSLFTAVHKHYSLEQWKEFASWNPDCLEHLAASSGTGSADFEQLGQILDAIPQVKYICLDVANGYSEHFVEFVKDVRKRFPEHTIMAGNVVTGEMVEELILSGADIIKVGIGPGSVCTTRKKTGVGYPQLSAVMECADAAHGLKGHIISDGGCNCPGDVAKAFGAGADFVMLGGMLAGHSESGGELIERDGKKYKLFYGMSSEMAMKKYAGGVAEYRASEGKTVEVPFKGNVEHTIRDILGGIRSTCTYVGAAKLKELSRRTTFIRVTQQVNPIFSDKS; encoded by the exons ATGCCTCACATCGACAACGACGTCAAACTGGACTTCAAGGATGTCCTGTTGAGGCCCAAACGCAGTACCCTTAAGTCTCGAAGTGAG GTGGATCTCACAAGATCCTTTTCATTTCGGAACTCAAAGCAGATGTACTCTGGGATCCCCATCATTGCAGCCAATATGGATACCGTAGGCACCTTTGAGATGGCCAAGGTTCTCTGTAAG TTCTCCCTCTTCACTGCTGTCCACAAACACTACAGCCTCGAGCAGTGGAAAGAGTTTGCTAGCTGGAATCCTGACTGTCTTGAG CATCTGGCTGCCAGCTCAGGCACAGGCTCTGCTGACTTCGAGCAGCTGGGACAGATCCTGGACGCTATTCCCCAGGTGAAATATATATGCCTGGACGTGGCCAATGGCTACTCTGAACACTTTGTTGAATTTGTAAAGGATGTGCGGAAGCGCTTCCCTGAACACACCATCATG GCAGGGAATGTGGTAACAGGAGAGATGGTGGAAGAGCTGATTCTCTCTGGGGCTGACATCATCAAAGTGGGAATTGGACCAG GCTCCGTGTGTACCACCCGGAAGAAGACCGGAGTGGGGTATCCACAGCTGAGCGCAGTGATGGAGTGCGCAGATGCTGCCCATGGCCTCAAAGGCCACATCATTTCC gaTGGAGGTTGCAACTGTCCCGGGGATGTGGCCAAGGCTTTCG GGGCAGGAGCTGACTTCGTGATGCTGGGCGGCATGCTGGCTGGGCACAGCGAGTCAGGTGGTGAGCTCATCGAGAGGGATGGCAAGAAGTACAAGCTCTTCTATGGCATGAGTTCTGAAATGGCCATGAAGAAGTATGCCGGGGGCGTGGCTGAGTACAG GGCCTCAGAGGGAAAGACAGTGGAGGTGCCCTTTAAAGGGAATGTGGAACATACCATCCGAGACATTCTTGGAGGCATCCGCTCCACCTGTACCTACGTGGGAGCAGCTAAGCTGAAGGAGCTGAGCCGGAGAACTACCTTCATCCGTGTCACCCAGCAGGTGAATCCAATCTTCAGTGACAAGAGCTAG
- the NEDD8 gene encoding NEDD8, with product MLIKVKTLTGKEIEIDIEPTDKVERIKERVEEKEGIPPQQQRLIYSGKQMNDEKTAADYKILGGSVLHLVLALRGGGGLRQ from the exons ATGCTAATTAAAGTGAAG ACGCTGACCGGAaaggagattgagattgacattgAACCCACAGACAAG GTGGAGCGAATTAAGGAGCgtgtggaggagaaagagggaatcCCCCCACAGCAGCAGCGGCTCATCTACAGTGGTAAACAGAT GAACGATGAGAAGACAGCAGCTGACTACAAGATACTAGGTGGTTCAGTCCTCCACCTGGTATTGGCTCTGAGAGGAGGAGGTGGTCTTAGGCAGTGA
- the GMPR2 gene encoding GMP reductase 2 isoform X7 codes for MPGGSSARPTLGVVVPCPPDPTASSVCELCYPEGLQHRSRNSSVTCSLRQLAKPVSAAHKTQLGCTRVVANQEEFRSTATWPRRQEVLAMPHIDNDVKLDFKDVLLRPKRSTLKSRSEVDLTRSFSFRNSKQMYSGIPIIAANMDTVGTFEMAKVLCKFSLFTAVHKHYSLEQWKEFASWNPDCLEHLAASSGTGSADFEQLGQILDAIPQVKYICLDVANGYSEHFVEFVKDVRKRFPEHTIMAGNVVTGEMVEELILSGADIIKVGIGPGSVCTTRKKTGVGYPQLSAVMECADAAHGLKGHIISDGGCNCPGDVAKAFGAGADFVMLGGMLAGHSESGGELIERDGKKYKLFYGMSSEMAMKKYAGGVAEYRASEGKTVEVPFKGNVEHTIRDILGGIRSTCTYVGAAKLKELSRRTTFIRVTQQVNPIFSDKS; via the exons ATGCCAGGGGGCAGCTCCGCGCGTCCCACCCTGGGAGTTGTAGTCCCCTGCCCCCCAGATCCAACGGCATCCTCAGTGTGTGAACTCTGTTACCCAGAAGGCCTCCAGCACCGAAGCCGGAATTCCTCGGTTACTTGTTCTCTCCGGCAATTAGCGAAACCTGTTAGCGCTGCCCACAAGACTCAACTGGGCTGCACGAGGGTGGTGGCTAATCAAGAGGAGTTTCGGTCAACTGCCACCTGGCCACGGCGACAAGAA GTGCTTGCCATGCCTCACATCGACAACGACGTCAAACTGGACTTCAAGGATGTCCTGTTGAGGCCCAAACGCAGTACCCTTAAGTCTCGAAGTGAG GTGGATCTCACAAGATCCTTTTCATTTCGGAACTCAAAGCAGATGTACTCTGGGATCCCCATCATTGCAGCCAATATGGATACCGTAGGCACCTTTGAGATGGCCAAGGTTCTCTGTAAG TTCTCCCTCTTCACTGCTGTCCACAAACACTACAGCCTCGAGCAGTGGAAAGAGTTTGCTAGCTGGAATCCTGACTGTCTTGAG CATCTGGCTGCCAGCTCAGGCACAGGCTCTGCTGACTTCGAGCAGCTGGGACAGATCCTGGACGCTATTCCCCAGGTGAAATATATATGCCTGGACGTGGCCAATGGCTACTCTGAACACTTTGTTGAATTTGTAAAGGATGTGCGGAAGCGCTTCCCTGAACACACCATCATG GCAGGGAATGTGGTAACAGGAGAGATGGTGGAAGAGCTGATTCTCTCTGGGGCTGACATCATCAAAGTGGGAATTGGACCAG GCTCCGTGTGTACCACCCGGAAGAAGACCGGAGTGGGGTATCCACAGCTGAGCGCAGTGATGGAGTGCGCAGATGCTGCCCATGGCCTCAAAGGCCACATCATTTCC gaTGGAGGTTGCAACTGTCCCGGGGATGTGGCCAAGGCTTTCG GGGCAGGAGCTGACTTCGTGATGCTGGGCGGCATGCTGGCTGGGCACAGCGAGTCAGGTGGTGAGCTCATCGAGAGGGATGGCAAGAAGTACAAGCTCTTCTATGGCATGAGTTCTGAAATGGCCATGAAGAAGTATGCCGGGGGCGTGGCTGAGTACAG GGCCTCAGAGGGAAAGACAGTGGAGGTGCCCTTTAAAGGGAATGTGGAACATACCATCCGAGACATTCTTGGAGGCATCCGCTCCACCTGTACCTACGTGGGAGCAGCTAAGCTGAAGGAGCTGAGCCGGAGAACTACCTTCATCCGTGTCACCCAGCAGGTGAATCCAATCTTCAGTGACAAGAGCTAG
- the GMPR2 gene encoding GMP reductase 2 isoform X3, translated as MPHIDNDVKLDFKDVLLRPKRSTLKSRSEVDLTRSFSFRNSKQMYSGIPIIAANMDTVGTFEMAKVLCKFSLFTAVHKHYSLEQWKEFASWNPDCLEHLAASSGTGSADFEQLGQILDAIPQAGNVVTGEMVEELILSGADIIKVGIGPGKLVHRGHWPPLQWQTPAENFPLILVTFFLGSVCTTRKKTGVGYPQLSAVMECADAAHGLKGHIISDGGCNCPGDVAKAFGAGADFVMLGGMLAGHSESGGELIERDGKKYKLFYGMSSEMAMKKYAGGVAEYRASEGKTVEVPFKGNVEHTIRDILGGIRSTCTYVGAAKLKELSRRTTFIRVTQQVNPIFSDKS; from the exons ATGCCTCACATCGACAACGACGTCAAACTGGACTTCAAGGATGTCCTGTTGAGGCCCAAACGCAGTACCCTTAAGTCTCGAAGTGAG GTGGATCTCACAAGATCCTTTTCATTTCGGAACTCAAAGCAGATGTACTCTGGGATCCCCATCATTGCAGCCAATATGGATACCGTAGGCACCTTTGAGATGGCCAAGGTTCTCTGTAAG TTCTCCCTCTTCACTGCTGTCCACAAACACTACAGCCTCGAGCAGTGGAAAGAGTTTGCTAGCTGGAATCCTGACTGTCTTGAG CATCTGGCTGCCAGCTCAGGCACAGGCTCTGCTGACTTCGAGCAGCTGGGACAGATCCTGGACGCTATTCCCCAG GCAGGGAATGTGGTAACAGGAGAGATGGTGGAAGAGCTGATTCTCTCTGGGGCTGACATCATCAAAGTGGGAATTGGACCAGGTAAGCTGGTTCACCGGGGCCACTGGCCACCGCTTCAGTGGCAGACACCTGCGGAGAACTTCCCTCTCATCCTTGTCACGTTCTTCTTAGGCTCCGTGTGTACCACCCGGAAGAAGACCGGAGTGGGGTATCCACAGCTGAGCGCAGTGATGGAGTGCGCAGATGCTGCCCATGGCCTCAAAGGCCACATCATTTCC gaTGGAGGTTGCAACTGTCCCGGGGATGTGGCCAAGGCTTTCG GGGCAGGAGCTGACTTCGTGATGCTGGGCGGCATGCTGGCTGGGCACAGCGAGTCAGGTGGTGAGCTCATCGAGAGGGATGGCAAGAAGTACAAGCTCTTCTATGGCATGAGTTCTGAAATGGCCATGAAGAAGTATGCCGGGGGCGTGGCTGAGTACAG GGCCTCAGAGGGAAAGACAGTGGAGGTGCCCTTTAAAGGGAATGTGGAACATACCATCCGAGACATTCTTGGAGGCATCCGCTCCACCTGTACCTACGTGGGAGCAGCTAAGCTGAAGGAGCTGAGCCGGAGAACTACCTTCATCCGTGTCACCCAGCAGGTGAATCCAATCTTCAGTGACAAGAGCTAG
- the GMPR2 gene encoding GMP reductase 2 isoform X5: MPHIDNDVKLDFKDVLLRPKRSTLKSRSEVDLTRSFSFRNSKQMYSGIPIIAANMDTVGTFEMAKVLCKFSLFTAVHKHYSLEQWKEFASWNPDCLEHLAASSGTGSADFEQLGQILDAIPQAGNVVTGEMVEELILSGADIIKVGIGPGSVCTTRKKTGVGYPQLSAVMECADAAHGLKGHIISDGGCNCPGDVAKAFGAGADFVMLGGMLAGHSESGGELIERDGKKYKLFYGMSSEMAMKKYAGGVAEYRASEGKTVEVPFKGNVEHTIRDILGGIRSTCTYVGAAKLKELSRRTTFIRVTQQVNPIFSDKS, from the exons ATGCCTCACATCGACAACGACGTCAAACTGGACTTCAAGGATGTCCTGTTGAGGCCCAAACGCAGTACCCTTAAGTCTCGAAGTGAG GTGGATCTCACAAGATCCTTTTCATTTCGGAACTCAAAGCAGATGTACTCTGGGATCCCCATCATTGCAGCCAATATGGATACCGTAGGCACCTTTGAGATGGCCAAGGTTCTCTGTAAG TTCTCCCTCTTCACTGCTGTCCACAAACACTACAGCCTCGAGCAGTGGAAAGAGTTTGCTAGCTGGAATCCTGACTGTCTTGAG CATCTGGCTGCCAGCTCAGGCACAGGCTCTGCTGACTTCGAGCAGCTGGGACAGATCCTGGACGCTATTCCCCAG GCAGGGAATGTGGTAACAGGAGAGATGGTGGAAGAGCTGATTCTCTCTGGGGCTGACATCATCAAAGTGGGAATTGGACCAG GCTCCGTGTGTACCACCCGGAAGAAGACCGGAGTGGGGTATCCACAGCTGAGCGCAGTGATGGAGTGCGCAGATGCTGCCCATGGCCTCAAAGGCCACATCATTTCC gaTGGAGGTTGCAACTGTCCCGGGGATGTGGCCAAGGCTTTCG GGGCAGGAGCTGACTTCGTGATGCTGGGCGGCATGCTGGCTGGGCACAGCGAGTCAGGTGGTGAGCTCATCGAGAGGGATGGCAAGAAGTACAAGCTCTTCTATGGCATGAGTTCTGAAATGGCCATGAAGAAGTATGCCGGGGGCGTGGCTGAGTACAG GGCCTCAGAGGGAAAGACAGTGGAGGTGCCCTTTAAAGGGAATGTGGAACATACCATCCGAGACATTCTTGGAGGCATCCGCTCCACCTGTACCTACGTGGGAGCAGCTAAGCTGAAGGAGCTGAGCCGGAGAACTACCTTCATCCGTGTCACCCAGCAGGTGAATCCAATCTTCAGTGACAAGAGCTAG
- the GMPR2 gene encoding GMP reductase 2 isoform X6, protein MDSAAACGSVSLKDFISLSLFLIAFSLFTAVHKHYSLEQWKEFASWNPDCLEHLAASSGTGSADFEQLGQILDAIPQVKYICLDVANGYSEHFVEFVKDVRKRFPEHTIMAGNVVTGEMVEELILSGADIIKVGIGPGSVCTTRKKTGVGYPQLSAVMECADAAHGLKGHIISDGGCNCPGDVAKAFGAGADFVMLGGMLAGHSESGGELIERDGKKYKLFYGMSSEMAMKKYAGGVAEYRASEGKTVEVPFKGNVEHTIRDILGGIRSTCTYVGAAKLKELSRRTTFIRVTQQVNPIFSDKS, encoded by the exons ATGGATTCTGCTGCTGCTTGTGGCTCTGTCAGCCTTAAGGACTTCATCTCCCTTTCTCTATTTTTGATTGCT TTCTCCCTCTTCACTGCTGTCCACAAACACTACAGCCTCGAGCAGTGGAAAGAGTTTGCTAGCTGGAATCCTGACTGTCTTGAG CATCTGGCTGCCAGCTCAGGCACAGGCTCTGCTGACTTCGAGCAGCTGGGACAGATCCTGGACGCTATTCCCCAGGTGAAATATATATGCCTGGACGTGGCCAATGGCTACTCTGAACACTTTGTTGAATTTGTAAAGGATGTGCGGAAGCGCTTCCCTGAACACACCATCATG GCAGGGAATGTGGTAACAGGAGAGATGGTGGAAGAGCTGATTCTCTCTGGGGCTGACATCATCAAAGTGGGAATTGGACCAG GCTCCGTGTGTACCACCCGGAAGAAGACCGGAGTGGGGTATCCACAGCTGAGCGCAGTGATGGAGTGCGCAGATGCTGCCCATGGCCTCAAAGGCCACATCATTTCC gaTGGAGGTTGCAACTGTCCCGGGGATGTGGCCAAGGCTTTCG GGGCAGGAGCTGACTTCGTGATGCTGGGCGGCATGCTGGCTGGGCACAGCGAGTCAGGTGGTGAGCTCATCGAGAGGGATGGCAAGAAGTACAAGCTCTTCTATGGCATGAGTTCTGAAATGGCCATGAAGAAGTATGCCGGGGGCGTGGCTGAGTACAG GGCCTCAGAGGGAAAGACAGTGGAGGTGCCCTTTAAAGGGAATGTGGAACATACCATCCGAGACATTCTTGGAGGCATCCGCTCCACCTGTACCTACGTGGGAGCAGCTAAGCTGAAGGAGCTGAGCCGGAGAACTACCTTCATCCGTGTCACCCAGCAGGTGAATCCAATCTTCAGTGACAAGAGCTAG
- the GMPR2 gene encoding GMP reductase 2 isoform X4 — MDSAAACGSVSLKDFISLSLFLIAFSLFTAVHKHYSLEQWKEFASWNPDCLEHLAASSGTGSADFEQLGQILDAIPQVKYICLDVANGYSEHFVEFVKDVRKRFPEHTIMAGNVVTGEMVEELILSGADIIKVGIGPGKLVHRGHWPPLQWQTPAENFPLILVTFFLGSVCTTRKKTGVGYPQLSAVMECADAAHGLKGHIISDGGCNCPGDVAKAFGAGADFVMLGGMLAGHSESGGELIERDGKKYKLFYGMSSEMAMKKYAGGVAEYRASEGKTVEVPFKGNVEHTIRDILGGIRSTCTYVGAAKLKELSRRTTFIRVTQQVNPIFSDKS; from the exons ATGGATTCTGCTGCTGCTTGTGGCTCTGTCAGCCTTAAGGACTTCATCTCCCTTTCTCTATTTTTGATTGCT TTCTCCCTCTTCACTGCTGTCCACAAACACTACAGCCTCGAGCAGTGGAAAGAGTTTGCTAGCTGGAATCCTGACTGTCTTGAG CATCTGGCTGCCAGCTCAGGCACAGGCTCTGCTGACTTCGAGCAGCTGGGACAGATCCTGGACGCTATTCCCCAGGTGAAATATATATGCCTGGACGTGGCCAATGGCTACTCTGAACACTTTGTTGAATTTGTAAAGGATGTGCGGAAGCGCTTCCCTGAACACACCATCATG GCAGGGAATGTGGTAACAGGAGAGATGGTGGAAGAGCTGATTCTCTCTGGGGCTGACATCATCAAAGTGGGAATTGGACCAGGTAAGCTGGTTCACCGGGGCCACTGGCCACCGCTTCAGTGGCAGACACCTGCGGAGAACTTCCCTCTCATCCTTGTCACGTTCTTCTTAGGCTCCGTGTGTACCACCCGGAAGAAGACCGGAGTGGGGTATCCACAGCTGAGCGCAGTGATGGAGTGCGCAGATGCTGCCCATGGCCTCAAAGGCCACATCATTTCC gaTGGAGGTTGCAACTGTCCCGGGGATGTGGCCAAGGCTTTCG GGGCAGGAGCTGACTTCGTGATGCTGGGCGGCATGCTGGCTGGGCACAGCGAGTCAGGTGGTGAGCTCATCGAGAGGGATGGCAAGAAGTACAAGCTCTTCTATGGCATGAGTTCTGAAATGGCCATGAAGAAGTATGCCGGGGGCGTGGCTGAGTACAG GGCCTCAGAGGGAAAGACAGTGGAGGTGCCCTTTAAAGGGAATGTGGAACATACCATCCGAGACATTCTTGGAGGCATCCGCTCCACCTGTACCTACGTGGGAGCAGCTAAGCTGAAGGAGCTGAGCCGGAGAACTACCTTCATCCGTGTCACCCAGCAGGTGAATCCAATCTTCAGTGACAAGAGCTAG
- the GMPR2 gene encoding GMP reductase 2 isoform X1: MPHIDNDVKLDFKDVLLRPKRSTLKSRSEVDLTRSFSFRNSKQMYSGIPIIAANMDTVGTFEMAKVLCKFSLFTAVHKHYSLEQWKEFASWNPDCLEHLAASSGTGSADFEQLGQILDAIPQVKYICLDVANGYSEHFVEFVKDVRKRFPEHTIMAGNVVTGEMVEELILSGADIIKVGIGPGKLVHRGHWPPLQWQTPAENFPLILVTFFLGSVCTTRKKTGVGYPQLSAVMECADAAHGLKGHIISDGGCNCPGDVAKAFGAGADFVMLGGMLAGHSESGGELIERDGKKYKLFYGMSSEMAMKKYAGGVAEYRASEGKTVEVPFKGNVEHTIRDILGGIRSTCTYVGAAKLKELSRRTTFIRVTQQVNPIFSDKS; this comes from the exons ATGCCTCACATCGACAACGACGTCAAACTGGACTTCAAGGATGTCCTGTTGAGGCCCAAACGCAGTACCCTTAAGTCTCGAAGTGAG GTGGATCTCACAAGATCCTTTTCATTTCGGAACTCAAAGCAGATGTACTCTGGGATCCCCATCATTGCAGCCAATATGGATACCGTAGGCACCTTTGAGATGGCCAAGGTTCTCTGTAAG TTCTCCCTCTTCACTGCTGTCCACAAACACTACAGCCTCGAGCAGTGGAAAGAGTTTGCTAGCTGGAATCCTGACTGTCTTGAG CATCTGGCTGCCAGCTCAGGCACAGGCTCTGCTGACTTCGAGCAGCTGGGACAGATCCTGGACGCTATTCCCCAGGTGAAATATATATGCCTGGACGTGGCCAATGGCTACTCTGAACACTTTGTTGAATTTGTAAAGGATGTGCGGAAGCGCTTCCCTGAACACACCATCATG GCAGGGAATGTGGTAACAGGAGAGATGGTGGAAGAGCTGATTCTCTCTGGGGCTGACATCATCAAAGTGGGAATTGGACCAGGTAAGCTGGTTCACCGGGGCCACTGGCCACCGCTTCAGTGGCAGACACCTGCGGAGAACTTCCCTCTCATCCTTGTCACGTTCTTCTTAGGCTCCGTGTGTACCACCCGGAAGAAGACCGGAGTGGGGTATCCACAGCTGAGCGCAGTGATGGAGTGCGCAGATGCTGCCCATGGCCTCAAAGGCCACATCATTTCC gaTGGAGGTTGCAACTGTCCCGGGGATGTGGCCAAGGCTTTCG GGGCAGGAGCTGACTTCGTGATGCTGGGCGGCATGCTGGCTGGGCACAGCGAGTCAGGTGGTGAGCTCATCGAGAGGGATGGCAAGAAGTACAAGCTCTTCTATGGCATGAGTTCTGAAATGGCCATGAAGAAGTATGCCGGGGGCGTGGCTGAGTACAG GGCCTCAGAGGGAAAGACAGTGGAGGTGCCCTTTAAAGGGAATGTGGAACATACCATCCGAGACATTCTTGGAGGCATCCGCTCCACCTGTACCTACGTGGGAGCAGCTAAGCTGAAGGAGCTGAGCCGGAGAACTACCTTCATCCGTGTCACCCAGCAGGTGAATCCAATCTTCAGTGACAAGAGCTAG